The DNA segment AGCTGCCCTCCGAGGCCGAGCTGGGCCGCACCCTGGAGGTCTCCCGGCCCGTGCTGCGCGAGGCACTGCGCGCGCTCCAGGCGATGGGCCTCACGGTCTCCCGGACCGGCAAGGGCACCTTCGTCGTCGCCGACGCCGTGGAGGACCCCACCTTCGGCGACTACGCGGCCAGCGACCTGCTGGAGGTCCGCCGGCACATCGAGATCCCGGTCGCCGGCTACGCCGCCCTGCGCCGCACCCCCGACCACCTGGACCGGCTGGCCCATCTGCTGGACCGCATGGAGCGGGAGACGGACACCACCGCCTGGGTCGCGATGGACACCCTCTTCCACCTCACCGTCGCCGAGGCCGCCCAGAACCCGGTCTTCCGCCGGGTCATCGAGGAGATCCGCGACGCCCTGGCGCGCCAGTCGGCCTTCCTCAACGAGCTCGGCGGCCGCCGCGAGCAGTCCAACCGTGAGCACCGCGCCATCGTCGAGGCGCTCACCGACGGCTCCGAGCACGACGCCCTCGCGGCCATGAGCCACCACCTGGACCGCGTCGAACGCACCCTCACCGACATCGTGCGCCCCCGGCGGCCGGAGACGGCCGCGCACGGCGCGCCCGAGGCATGAGCGCCACCCACCCCTGACCCCCGGACAAGCCCCCCCGTTCCCCGGACAAGCCCCCCCGGACCCCGACACCGGCACCGGACGCACCACCGTGCCCCTCCGCCGCCGGCCGCCGCACCACCGGGCGCGGCCCAACGACGCCCGCGCCCGCCCCCGTGCGCTCCGCACCCCGCGCCCCCGACCGGCGCGCCGCCGCGTGACCCGCGGACCGGCCGCCCCGACCTCTCGATGCAGGTAGACATGGACATCAGCTTCCCCGCCGCCGCGCCCGTCGTCCGCGCGCCCGGCCACGCCCCCGTCGCCCACCTCGTCCGCGGCGGCGTGGTCGAGGGCATCCACTACGGCTCCGTCGTCGTCCTGCGCGCCGACGGCACCGTCGGCCACCAGACCGGTGACATCGAGGCCGCCTTCTACCCGCGTTCGGCCGTCAAACCCCTCCAGGCCGTCGCCATGGTGCGGGCCGGGCTGCCGCTGGACGGCGAACTGCTGTCCCTGGCCGCCGCGAGCCACTCCGGCGAGGAGCGCCACCTCGCCGGGACCCGCCGCATCCTCGAACTGGCCGGACTCGCCGAGGACGATCTGCGCAACGTCCCGGACATGCCCTTCGGCCCCGACGTCCGCGACACCTGGGTGCGTGCCGGGCGGACGCCCTCCCGGCTCGCCCAGAACTGCTCCGGCAAGCACGCGGCGATGCTGTGGACCGCGCGCCTCAACGGCTGGTCCCTGCCGGACTACCTGGACCCCGCGCACCCCTTGCAGCAGGCGATCCGGGAGACCGTCGAGGACCTCACCGGGCAGCGCGTCGCGCACACCACCGTGGACGGCTGCGGCGCGCCCCTGTTCGCCATCTCCCTGCGCGGGCTCGCCCGCGCGCTGTCCCGGATCACCTCGGCGGCGCCCGGCACCCCGGAGGCCAAGGTCGCCGACGCCATGCGGGAGCACGCCGAGATGGCGTCCGGCACGAGCCGCGACGTCGCCGCGCTGATGCGGGCCGTGCCGGGGCTGCTCGCCAAGGACGGCTTCGAGGGCGTCCAGGTCGCCGCGCTGCCGGACGGGCGGGCGGTGGCCGTGAAGATAGCGGACGGCGCGGACCGCGCGCGGATACCGGTCGCGGCACGGGCACTGGAGCGGGCCGGGGTGGACCCGGCGCTGCTGACCGGCTTCGCGGGGCAGGCGCTGCTCGGCGGCGGGGTCCCGGTGGGCGCCGTCCACGTGGTGGGCGAGCCCGGCCCCGCCTGAGACCACCCCTCTCCCGCCCGGGATCACCCCTCGCCGACGTTTCCCCTACCGAAGCCCAGAAAGCGGATCACCCCTGATGACCACCACCCGGCGCGAACACGACCTCCTCGGCGATCGGGACGTGCCCGCCGACGCCTACTGGGGCATCCACACCCTGCGGGCGACCGAGAACTTCCCCATCACCGGCATGCCGATCTCGGCGTACCCGCACCTGATCGACGCCCTGGCCGCCGTGAAGGAGGCCGCCGCGCTCGCCAACGAGGAACTCGGCCTGCTGGCACCGCCAAAGGCCCGCGCGATCGTCACCGCGTGCCAGGAGATCCGGCGCGGCGCGCTGCACGAGCAGTTCGTCGTGGACGTCATCCAGGGCGGGGCCGGCACCTCGACCAACATGAACGCCAACGAGGTCGTCGCGAACCGGGCGCTGGAACTCCTCGGCCGCGCCAAGGGCGAGTACACGTACGTGCACCCCAACGAGGACGTCAACCTGAGCCAGTCGACCAACGACGTCTACCCGACCGCCGTCAAGAT comes from the Streptomyces sp. SUK 48 genome and includes:
- a CDS encoding FadR/GntR family transcriptional regulator, with product MEAVLGHLRAAIERGDYAIGDKLPSEAELGRTLEVSRPVLREALRALQAMGLTVSRTGKGTFVVADAVEDPTFGDYAASDLLEVRRHIEIPVAGYAALRRTPDHLDRLAHLLDRMERETDTTAWVAMDTLFHLTVAEAAQNPVFRRVIEEIRDALARQSAFLNELGGRREQSNREHRAIVEALTDGSEHDALAAMSHHLDRVERTLTDIVRPRRPETAAHGAPEA
- a CDS encoding asparaginase; protein product: MDISFPAAAPVVRAPGHAPVAHLVRGGVVEGIHYGSVVVLRADGTVGHQTGDIEAAFYPRSAVKPLQAVAMVRAGLPLDGELLSLAAASHSGEERHLAGTRRILELAGLAEDDLRNVPDMPFGPDVRDTWVRAGRTPSRLAQNCSGKHAAMLWTARLNGWSLPDYLDPAHPLQQAIRETVEDLTGQRVAHTTVDGCGAPLFAISLRGLARALSRITSAAPGTPEAKVADAMREHAEMASGTSRDVAALMRAVPGLLAKDGFEGVQVAALPDGRAVAVKIADGADRARIPVAARALERAGVDPALLTGFAGQALLGGGVPVGAVHVVGEPGPA